Proteins from a single region of Maridesulfovibrio bastinii DSM 16055:
- a CDS encoding late competence development ComFB family protein: protein MLTYEQIFESGDIENLAQRLVYEELVAIVEGNKISFCLCDICVHDIVCLTLNKVPGFYTSSILERLVPSEEFQSQYEQLRLLIRKVLPESIELVKEHSHH from the coding sequence ATGCTGACCTATGAGCAGATTTTTGAGTCCGGGGATATTGAAAACCTTGCACAGCGTCTGGTTTATGAAGAACTCGTTGCAATTGTAGAGGGTAATAAAATTTCCTTTTGCCTTTGTGATATTTGTGTCCATGACATTGTCTGTCTGACTCTTAACAAAGTTCCGGGATTTTATACTTCCAGTATTCTGGAGCGTCTGGTGCCTAGTGAAGAGTTTCAGTCACAGTATGAACAGTTGCGTCTGCTGATTAGAAAAGTTCTGCCCGAATCTATAGAACTGGTAAAGGAACATTCTCACCACTAA